A segment of the Caloranaerobacter ferrireducens genome:
GGGGTATGTATCTACAATTGAGACAATTAACCAAAGAGTTTGATTCAATTTATGCTGTTAAAGATTTAGATTTAGACATTAATAAGGGAGAACTAGTTTCAATATTAGGACCTAGTGGGTGTGGAAAAACCACGACGTTAAAGATGATAGGTGGTTTTTTGACTCCTACTAGAGGTTCAATAATTCTTGATGATGTAGATATAACTAACTATCCTCCCAATAAAAGACCTACTTCAACTGTATTTCAAAGCTATGCTCTTTTTCCGCACATGAATGTGATTCAGAATGTAATATATGGTTTGAAATATAAAGGGATTGGCAAAAAGGAAGCTTTAGCAAAAGGAGAAAATATGCTTGAAATAGTAGGGCTAAAACATTATAGCCATAAAGATATTTCACAATTAAGTGGAGGAGAGCAACAAAGAGTTGCTTTAGCAAGAGCTCTTATTATGAATCCTAAAGTCTTATTATTAGATGAACCATTGAGTAATTTAGATGCAAAATTGAGGATTAAAATGAGGAATGAAATTAAGAATATACAGTCTCATTTAGGTATTACCATGCTGTATGTAACCCATGATCAAGAAGAGGCTCTCAGTATTTCAGATAGAATTGTAGTTATGAATAAAGGAAAAGTAGAACAAGTAGGAACACCAAAAGAAATTTACTGTCATCCTAAAAGTCAATTTGTAGCTGATTTTATAGGAAGGATTAATATAATAGAAGTTGAAAATGGAGAGAAAATTATAGTGCGGCCAGAGAATGTTAAGCTTTCTGAGTTAAGTGGAAAATATCAAGGATTAGTATTGCAGAAACAGTTTATGGGTGCATTTGTAACGTATTATGTAAAAGTTGAAAATAGTGTTATACAAGCCGATGTTTTAAGTAATGATGATAAAGAGTGGCTTGTAGGAGAAAGTGTATATTTATCGTTTTCAGATGATGCAGTAATAAAAATATAGCCCGACATAGTCAGGCTATATTTTGTTTTTCTTAGAAGTTATATCTAAATCATTAATAATATCTTCAACGTCTTCAATACCTACTGAAAGTCTAACTAATGTATCAGTTATACCTAGCTTAGCCCTAATTTCTGCTGGAATTGAAGCATGAGTCATTTTGGCAGGAACAGAAATTAAGCTTTCAACTCCACCAAGACTTTCTGCTAGTGTAATAACTTCTAAATTTGATAGTAGTTTATTTAGATATTCTTCATTAATAACTTCGAATGAAATCATTCCACCAAATTTTTTCATTTGCATGAGTTTATTTTCATTTACTTCAATACCTGGATAATATATTTTCTTAACCCATTCTTGTTCTTTAAGCCACTTAACTATTTTTTCGGCATTTTCACAGTGTCTATCCATACGTACATGTAGTGTTTTAATACCTTTAATTAAAAGCCAACTATCAAATGGTCCAAGTATTGCGCCTACTGAATTTTGAATAAAATGCATTTTATTGCCAAGTTCTTCGTTATTTACGATAACTAAACCTGCAACTAAGTCACTATGACCGCCTAGATATTTTGTAGCACTGTGAATTACAATATCTGCTCCTAGCTTAATAGGTTTTTGCAGGTATGGAGTCATAAAAGTATTATCAACAATAAGGAGCAAATTATTTTCTTTCGCTATTTTAGAAACTTGTTTAATATCTGTTAATTTCATTAGAGGGTTTGTAGGTGTTTCAATATAGATAGCTTTTGTGTTTTCTCTTATATATTTGGACATATTGTCTATATCACTAGTGTTAATGAAATCATATTCTAAACCAAAATTTTTAAAGACTTTATCTACAACTCTAAACGTTCCTCCATAAACATCGTCACTTAAAATTATATGGTCACCTGATTTAAATAACATTAAAACTGAAGATATAGCTGCCATACCAGAACTAAATGCAAAACCTCTAAAACCACCTTCTAAATCTGAAATTAATTTTTCTAAAGCTTCACGTGTTGGATTACCTGTTCTTGAGTACTCATATCCACTGTGCTGCCCAACTTTTTTTTGACGATACGTTGAAGTTTGATAAATAGGAACAGTAACCGCTCCTGTTTTTTCATCTCCATCTATACCACCATGAATTACAAGTGAGTTAAACTTCATTTTATTCCTCCTTTTCATACTTTTCTTTAAGGCCATTTAATACTTTCTTAGAATATTCTTTAGCTCCAAATAAAGACATATCTCTATAATTCCCACATTGTACTGGATTTACTGCTGGAATTTCTTTAGCTAATAGAATTTTTTCTAAAGACTTTATAAGTGCGTGTGCCACATCATTTTCACTTATTTCACTTACTATTATTAGATAAAAACCTGTTCTACATCCCATAGGAGATATGTCTACAACATTATCGAGTTCTTCTCTAATAAAACCTGCTAATAAGTGTTCTATCGCATGAACAGCTCCAGTAGGTATTGCTTCAACATTAGGCTGTGTAAATCTTAAATCAAACTTTGAAATACTATCTCCTTTAGGTGTTGTAATAACTCCACATTTTCTTACATATGGAGCTTTTACTTTAGTATGGTCTAACTTAAAGCTTTCAACAATTATATTTTCCATATTTAATAACCTCCTTTTACAGCAGATATTACCCATACGTATTTGTTCATCTTTTTTAATGAATACGAGTAATTTAATTCTTTAAATAGAACACATAAGTCATCTAATAACTCGTAATATTCAGTTTTTAAGTCATTAAGAAGATTAAAGCATTTATTTGATTCTACATATTTAAACAAGTTTTCTTTGTATTCAATAGATTCAAACATAGTATCGGCAATTACTATCTTTCCATTATTATTCAATTTTTTATCAAGATATTCTAAAGCCTTCTTCTTTTCATCATAAGTTAAATGATGAAAAGCATATGAAGTAACTATTGCATCTATTTTTTTATCTATAGGTATTGATAAAAAATGTCCATCTAAGATATCTACATTGGGTAATTTTTCTTTAGCTATTTTTCTCATTTCTTTAGATGGTTCAATTCCAACTATATTTAATTTTTTTTCATAAAGCACTTTAGTTAAATTTCCTGTTCCCACACCTATTTCAACGATTATACCGTTTTTATCTGCAATTTCATCTGATATATATTTAAGAATATCTTCATAGTTTTCGAAGACTTCTACATATTCATTATCAGTACCGTATACAGTTTCATCGTAAGATTTAGCCCATTCATCAAATAATTTATTAAAATCAGGCATTTTTGACCTCCTCTCAGATCAGAAATTAAAATATTAAGATATTTTTCGGTTTGATTAATATTATAACATAAATACATAAAAACATATAGGAATAGTAGGAATTAGTTTATCATATTTTTTCATCAGTTTCAACACTAAACCAAATTTTACCTATTGATAAATATTATATTTTTAAAAATAGTTATAGAAAAAAACTATTAGATATTAATGCTTTTTAAAAATATAATAAATATGAAAAATCCGACTAAATTGATAGGGGAAGGTGGAATAACAAATGAAAAAACTATTGTTACTTGTTTTAGTATTGAGTTTAACTTTTTCATTATTAGCTTGTAGTAATGTTAATACTAGTGTTAATAATGAAGAACAAATGAGTCAAGAGAAAATAGTTATTGGAGTTATACCAGCTCAGAATCAGGGAAAGATGAAAATTGCAATGGATAAATTGGGGAGTTATTTGAGCAATAAGTTAAATATGAATGTAGAGGTTAATGTGTATTCAGACTATAATGGTGTTGTTGAAGCTATGAATTATGGAAAGGTTGATTTGGCTTATTTCGGACCTTTAACTTATGTAATAGCTCATGAAAAAAGTAATGCAGAAGCTATAATTACGATGCTTATTAACGGTGAACCTTATTATTATTCGTACATAATAGTTCCTAATGATTCTCCATATAACAGTATCGAAGATCTTATTAAAGATGTTGAAAATATCGAGTTTGCTTTTGGAGATCCTAATTCTACTTCAGGATGTTTAATTCCAAGTATTAAGTTTAAGGAACTTGGTGTGTTTAGAAGTGAAACAGATTATGATTTTAAAAATGTAGTTTATACTGGCAGTCACGATGCAACAGCAAAAGCTATAGAAAATAAAAAAATAGATGCTGGAGCTATAGATAGTGCAATATTTGAAATAATGAAGAAAAACAAGGTGATAGATGCAAGTAAATTCAAAGTTATTTGGAAGTCTGATAAGTTATTTCAGTATCCTTGGGCAGTAAAAAACAATTTTCCTATAGAATTAAAAGAAAAGCTTATAGAAGCATTTTTAGAAATTAAGGACCAAGAAATATTAGATGTATTTGGAGCTAATGGATTTACTAGAGCCAATGATAAAGATTATGAACCAATAAGAAAAGCTGCAAAAGAAGCAGGAAGGATATAACAAAATCTTCGATTTAAATAAATTAAGGTAGATTTTGTTGAAATCCATTGCGGAAATTATATTCAAAATTATCCACAAATCAATGCAGTTTATAACGACTCTGGCATGCAAACATGCCAGACAAAGTTTCAGTAAAATCAACATTAAATTTTAAAAATATAAGATTTTATTATAATTTCCTATGGATTATAAAAAAGAGGGATTAAGTATGATAAGGCATTTTAATTTTAATAGAAAATATATTATAACAGTTATTATTATATTAGTTTTGATTTGGAGTGCAGTGGGTACAGAATTTAACCCACTGCTTTTTAGAGATTTAGGAAATACTGTCGATTTTATTAAAAAAAGCTTCTTAAGACCTGAGTGGAGTATATTACCTATAGTTATTAAAGAATCTATTACTACTATACAAATTGCAATAATGGGTACTTTTTTAGCTATATTTATTGCACTGCCATTAAGTTTTTTAGCAGCATTTAATACTACTCCTAACTTATTTTTATTTAATTTAACAAGAAGTTTTCTAAGTTTTCTTCGCTCAGTTCCTGAAGTAGTTTTTGCTCTTATATTTGTACCTACAGTTAGCTTAGGTCCGTTTGCTGGAGTATTAGCGTTAACTATTCACAATATAGGAGTTCTAGGTAAGATGATATCAGAAATTATTGAAGCTGCAGACATAGGACCTCAAGAAGCAGTAAAATCTACAGGTGCCGATAATTATGCTGTTATTATTTATGGTATATTACCACAAATAGTTCCAATTATTTTATCAAATGCATTTTATAGATTAGAAGTTAGTGTAAGGTCATCTTTAGTATTAGGCTTAGTTGGGGCAGGCGGAATTGGACAACTTTTGAGTATTCATTTTAGGATTTTTCAATATAATAAGGTAGCAGTAGATGTAATAGTCATTATGATAATGGTAGTTATAATTGATTATTTAGGAGGATATATAAGACAAAGGGTGATATAATGCAGCTAGAAATAAAAAATTTATTTAAAAGGTATGGTGCTAATCAAGATTACGCTATAAAAGATATATCTTTATCGATAGAAAAAGGCGAATTTGTTAGCGTACTTGGATTAAGTGGGTCGGGTAAATCTACATTAATTAGATGTATTAACCGTTTAATAGAACCTACTTCAGGGAGTATTTTTTTTAATGGGGAAGATGTACTTAAGTTCAATAAAAGAAAGTTAAAAAAATATAGGCAAAGGGTAGGAATGATATTTCAGAATTACAATCTAATTGATAGATTAGATGTAATAACTAATGTATTAGTAGGAAGATTTGGGTATAAGTCATTTGTTGAAATTTTAAGTAAAAAATTTAATGAAAAAGAAATAGAAATGGCGAAAATAGCATTGAAAACAGTAGAATTAGAAAAATATATGAATGTGAAAGTTAGAGATTTAAGCGGAGGGCAACAGCAGAGAGTAGGTATAGCAAGGGCACTAGTTCAAGAGCCAGATATAATATTAGGAGATGAGCCTGTTTCTAGCTTAGATCCAATAACTTCTGTATTTGTAATGGAGTTATTAAAAAAGATTAACAAAGAAGAAAATATTACGATGATTATAAACCTTCATAGTATTGAATTGGCAAAAAGATTTTCAACACGCATAATAGGTATAAATAAAGGTAAGATAGTATTTGATGGACCTCCAGAACAATTAGATGAAGAAAGGGTAAAATGTATATATCTCAGGAAAGATTAAAATTATTTAGTAGTTATATTATTAAAGTGTTTATATTAATGTATGATAAAATTAAATATATTATAAATAATTTGAATCATATATACTTGCTTTGATTTCAATAAAGTAGGTGAATATAGTGAATAAGAGGATTCTTATAGCTGATGATGAAAAAAATATGATATGGGCTCTTAAAAGAGCATTAGGCAAGGAAGGATACGATATTATAACAGCAGAAAATGGTAAGAAGGCAGTTGAAGTTTTCATAGAAAAAGAGCCTAGTTTAGTATTGCTTGATTTAAAAATGCCAGAAATGGATGGTATTGAAGCTTTAAGAATAATTAAAGAATATAATGCTAAAATACCAGTTATCATTTTAACAGCTCATGGTACTACACAAACGGCAGTAGAAGCTATGAAAATAGGAGCATTAGACTATATAACAAAACCTTTTGATATAGATGAATTGAAAATAGTGATTAAAAAGGCACTTGACTATAAAAATTTAAATGATGAAGTTAATTATTTGAAAGAAAAAATAAAGGAAAATACTGAAAGGATAATATATAAGAGTAATAAAATGAAAGCAGTTTTAGATATAGTACATAAAGTTGCTCCGACTGATGCCACAGTTCTAATATTAGGTGAGAGTGGTACAGGTAAAGAATTGATAGCAAATGCAATTCATGAGTATAGTAAAAGAAAAAATGGTCCATTTGTTAAGATAAATTGTACAGCATTGCCAGAAGGCTTATTAGAAAGTGAATTATTCGGCTATGAAAAGGGAGCTTTTACTGGGGCTATATCTCGTAAATTAGGAAAATTTGATAGGGCACAGGGAGGAACAATATTTTTAGATGAAATAGGTGAGATAAGCCCTGCTATGCAAGTGAAGTTATTAAGAGTTTTACAAGAAAGAGAATTTGAAAGGGTTGGAGGAACGCAGACTATTAAGATTGATACTAGGATAATAGCTGCAACTAATAGAGATTTAAGAAAAATGGTTGAGGAGAATAAATTTAGAGAAGATTTGTATTATAGACTAAATGTTATACCTATTTATGTACCTCCTTTAAGAGACAGAAAAGAGGATATACCAGTGCTTGTAGATTATTTTATTGAAAAGTATTCACGCCAAATGGGTAAACGCAAAATGGGAATAAGTATGAAAGTTTTAGATAAATTTATGCAATATGATTGGAAAGGAAATATTAGAGAATTGCAAAATGTAATAGAGAGATGTGTAATTCTTTCATCAGGAGAAGAAATAGAAGAAAATATACTACCTGATGAGATTAAACGAAAAGAAAATCTTGCTAATACTTATTTTAGTTTACCTGACGAAGGGATTTCATTAGAAGAAGTTGAAAGAAGTTTAATTTTACAAGCATTAGAAAAAACAAATTTCAATCAAACAAAAGCTGCAAAGTTACTAGGAATTACTAGACATACATTATTATATAGAATGGAGAAATATAATTTGAAAGGATAAATTAAACCTCGCTCTTTATGGGCGAGGATTTTTGCTAGTGTTAGAGATTGTGTATTATATCACACATATTAAATATGGATTTTGTAGGATATAACACAATTAAATAAATAGATGCCTGTAATATTCGATTAAATAATTTGGC
Coding sequences within it:
- a CDS encoding ABC transporter ATP-binding protein — encoded protein: MYLQLRQLTKEFDSIYAVKDLDLDINKGELVSILGPSGCGKTTTLKMIGGFLTPTRGSIILDDVDITNYPPNKRPTSTVFQSYALFPHMNVIQNVIYGLKYKGIGKKEALAKGENMLEIVGLKHYSHKDISQLSGGEQQRVALARALIMNPKVLLLDEPLSNLDAKLRIKMRNEIKNIQSHLGITMLYVTHDQEEALSISDRIVVMNKGKVEQVGTPKEIYCHPKSQFVADFIGRINIIEVENGEKIIVRPENVKLSELSGKYQGLVLQKQFMGAFVTYYVKVENSVIQADVLSNDDKEWLVGESVYLSFSDDAVIKI
- a CDS encoding bifunctional cystathionine gamma-lyase/homocysteine desulfhydrase, translated to MKFNSLVIHGGIDGDEKTGAVTVPIYQTSTYRQKKVGQHSGYEYSRTGNPTREALEKLISDLEGGFRGFAFSSGMAAISSVLMLFKSGDHIILSDDVYGGTFRVVDKVFKNFGLEYDFINTSDIDNMSKYIRENTKAIYIETPTNPLMKLTDIKQVSKIAKENNLLLIVDNTFMTPYLQKPIKLGADIVIHSATKYLGGHSDLVAGLVIVNNEELGNKMHFIQNSVGAILGPFDSWLLIKGIKTLHVRMDRHCENAEKIVKWLKEQEWVKKIYYPGIEVNENKLMQMKKFGGMISFEVINEEYLNKLLSNLEVITLAESLGGVESLISVPAKMTHASIPAEIRAKLGITDTLVRLSVGIEDVEDIINDLDITSKKNKI
- a CDS encoding S-ribosylhomocysteine lyase produces the protein MENIIVESFKLDHTKVKAPYVRKCGVITTPKGDSISKFDLRFTQPNVEAIPTGAVHAIEHLLAGFIREELDNVVDISPMGCRTGFYLIIVSEISENDVAHALIKSLEKILLAKEIPAVNPVQCGNYRDMSLFGAKEYSKKVLNGLKEKYEKEE
- a CDS encoding class I SAM-dependent methyltransferase; amino-acid sequence: MPDFNKLFDEWAKSYDETVYGTDNEYVEVFENYEDILKYISDEIADKNGIIVEIGVGTGNLTKVLYEKKLNIVGIEPSKEMRKIAKEKLPNVDILDGHFLSIPIDKKIDAIVTSYAFHHLTYDEKKKALEYLDKKLNNNGKIVIADTMFESIEYKENLFKYVESNKCFNLLNDLKTEYYELLDDLCVLFKELNYSYSLKKMNKYVWVISAVKGGY
- the phnD gene encoding phosphate/phosphite/phosphonate ABC transporter substrate-binding protein; translated protein: MKKLLLLVLVLSLTFSLLACSNVNTSVNNEEQMSQEKIVIGVIPAQNQGKMKIAMDKLGSYLSNKLNMNVEVNVYSDYNGVVEAMNYGKVDLAYFGPLTYVIAHEKSNAEAIITMLINGEPYYYSYIIVPNDSPYNSIEDLIKDVENIEFAFGDPNSTSGCLIPSIKFKELGVFRSETDYDFKNVVYTGSHDATAKAIENKKIDAGAIDSAIFEIMKKNKVIDASKFKVIWKSDKLFQYPWAVKNNFPIELKEKLIEAFLEIKDQEILDVFGANGFTRANDKDYEPIRKAAKEAGRI
- the phnE gene encoding phosphonate ABC transporter, permease protein PhnE, whose product is MIRHFNFNRKYIITVIIILVLIWSAVGTEFNPLLFRDLGNTVDFIKKSFLRPEWSILPIVIKESITTIQIAIMGTFLAIFIALPLSFLAAFNTTPNLFLFNLTRSFLSFLRSVPEVVFALIFVPTVSLGPFAGVLALTIHNIGVLGKMISEIIEAADIGPQEAVKSTGADNYAVIIYGILPQIVPIILSNAFYRLEVSVRSSLVLGLVGAGGIGQLLSIHFRIFQYNKVAVDVIVIMIMVVIIDYLGGYIRQRVI
- the phnC gene encoding phosphonate ABC transporter ATP-binding protein, producing MQLEIKNLFKRYGANQDYAIKDISLSIEKGEFVSVLGLSGSGKSTLIRCINRLIEPTSGSIFFNGEDVLKFNKRKLKKYRQRVGMIFQNYNLIDRLDVITNVLVGRFGYKSFVEILSKKFNEKEIEMAKIALKTVELEKYMNVKVRDLSGGQQQRVGIARALVQEPDIILGDEPVSSLDPITSVFVMELLKKINKEENITMIINLHSIELAKRFSTRIIGINKGKIVFDGPPEQLDEERVKCIYLRKD
- a CDS encoding sigma-54-dependent transcriptional regulator; the protein is MNKRILIADDEKNMIWALKRALGKEGYDIITAENGKKAVEVFIEKEPSLVLLDLKMPEMDGIEALRIIKEYNAKIPVIILTAHGTTQTAVEAMKIGALDYITKPFDIDELKIVIKKALDYKNLNDEVNYLKEKIKENTERIIYKSNKMKAVLDIVHKVAPTDATVLILGESGTGKELIANAIHEYSKRKNGPFVKINCTALPEGLLESELFGYEKGAFTGAISRKLGKFDRAQGGTIFLDEIGEISPAMQVKLLRVLQEREFERVGGTQTIKIDTRIIAATNRDLRKMVEENKFREDLYYRLNVIPIYVPPLRDRKEDIPVLVDYFIEKYSRQMGKRKMGISMKVLDKFMQYDWKGNIRELQNVIERCVILSSGEEIEENILPDEIKRKENLANTYFSLPDEGISLEEVERSLILQALEKTNFNQTKAAKLLGITRHTLLYRMEKYNLKG